In the Drosophila takahashii strain IR98-3 E-12201 chromosome 3R, DtakHiC1v2, whole genome shotgun sequence genome, one interval contains:
- the rumi gene encoding O-glucosyltransferase rumi produces the protein MLIYHILVVLLVSFVSQGCAEDEGLCSADQKSCGQSQPEEPNQDEFSFKIRREIENANADYKSCSSDPKDPDCSCHADVLNRDLAAYKSTGVSRQMIESSARFGTKYKIYGHRLYRDANCMFPARCQGIEHFLLPLVATLPNMDLVINTRDYPQLNAAWGNSAGGPVFSFSKTHDYRDIMYPAWTFWAGGPATKLHPRGIGRWDQMREKLEKRAAAIPWSQKRNLGFFRGSRTSDERDSLILLSRRNPQLVEAQYTKNQGWKSPKDTLDAPAADEVSFEDHCKYKYLFNFRGVAASFRLKHLFLCKSLVFHVGDEWQEFFYDQLKPWVHYVPLKSYPSQQEYEQILEFFKRNDSLGQEIAQRGYDFIWQHLRMKDIKCYWRKLLKSYVKLLNYEVQPEDQLIYIAPTKDEL, from the exons ATGCTAATTTATCATATTTTAGTCGTATTATTAGTAAGTTTTGTAAGCCAAGGATGCGCAGAGGATGAAGGACTATGCAGTGCCGATCAAAAATCCTGTGGGCAGAGTCAACCGGAGGAACCAAACCAGGATGAGT TTAGCTTTAAGATCAGACGGGAGATTGAGAACGCTAATGCCGACTACAAGTCCTGCAGCAGCGATCCCAAGGACCCTGATTGCTCCTGCCATGCGGATGTTTTAAATAGAGATCTCGCGGCCTACAAGTCAACAGGTGTCAGCCGGCAAATGATCGAGAGTTCCGCGAGATTCGGCACCAAATACAAGATCTACGGCCATCGATTGTACCGCGATGCCAACTGCATGTTCCCCGCCCGCTGCCAGGGCATCGAGCACTTCCTCCTACCGCTGGTGGCGACGCTGCCCAACATGGACCTGGTGATCAACACCCGGGATTACCCGCAACTGAATGCCGCCTGGGGAAACTCCGCCGGTGGCCCGGTTTTCTCATTCTCTAAGACCCACGATTACCGCGACATCATGTATCCCGCCTGGACCTTCTGGGCCGGCGGACCGGCCACCAAGCTGCATCCCCGTGGCATCGGTCGCTGGGATCAGATGCGCGAGAAGCTGGAGAAGCGAGCGGCTGCGATTCCCTGGTCGCAGAAGAGAAACCTCGGCTTCTTTCGCGGCTCACGCACCTCCGACGAGCGCGACTCTCTGATCCTGCTCTCCCGCCGCAATCCGCAGCTGGTGGAGGCGCAGTACACCAAGAATCAGGGCTGGAAGTCCCCGAAAGATACACTCGATGCACCCGCAGCCGATGAAGTCTCCTTCGAGGATCACTGCAAGTACAAGTACTTGTTTAATTTCCGTGGCGTGGCCGCCAGTTTCCGGCTGAAGCACTTGTTCCTCTGCAAATCGCTCGTCTTCCATGTGGGCGACGAGTGGCAGGAGTTCTTCTACGACCAACTGAAGCCCTGGGTGCACTATGTGCCGCTAAAGAGCTACCCCAGTCAGCAGGAATACGAGCAAATATTGGAGTTCTTCAAGAGGAACGATTCGCTGGGCCAGGAGATTGCCCAGCGGGGATACGACTTCATCTGGCAGCATCTGCGCATGAAGGACATCAAGTGCTACTGGCGCAAGCTGCTCAAGAGCTATGTGAAGCTGCTCAATTACGAGGTGCAGCCCGAGGATCAGCTAATCTATATTGCGCCTACAAAGGATGAGCTGTAG